TTCAGCAGGCGGTGCCTTCGGTTGATGGGGGCGTGGGGCAGGAGGCCTCCGCGCTACCATCGGGGCTTCCGCAGGATGGGCTCCACACGGTGCTGCTTCACTCATCGGGAGGGGATCCCTACTCCCCTTCTGCCGGGCCGGTTGCGTTGGCGCCGGCGTTGCTTTCCGGAGagggctcggggcaggtggcctcggggcTCTCTACTCCGGGGGCACCTAGAGAGGCCTGCGGGCCTTCTATGCCGGTGATGCTGGCTGGTCGTTGGGCCGTGATGGATGGGGAGCTCGGGCAGGAGGCCCTGGTTCCACCTTCCCCCATTTTGGAGTTCTCCTCTACAGCAACTCGGGAGGAGGTGATTGCGTTCGGGGGTATTTCGGATCCGGTCTCTGAGGGGCGACGGTTGAGTAGCCGTCTCCAGGACCATCCGAAAGTGGACGACATACAGCAgtggtgcgctatgagggcggccaagcttcatgacgtggaggtcactactggtatgtcggtcaaTACCTCTAATTCAATTTTGTATTTTTCTAATGATGAGAATATTAATAATGAAAATCAGCTAGGtatttcactaggtagtaatgatagtgaaatctCAACCTCGGTTAATGATATGCTGGATTTAGAGGCCGAACGGGCACTTGAGATGATTCATAACTTAGCTGCGGTCAAACCCATGAATGATTCAGATATCGACACTTTAGGGGTCAGGGCGCTCGATAATCTTTGTGCGGATCTGGCTCAACCGTCTcctgagcctgaggaggaggatgAGCGAGTAGATGTTGTGGACTTGCATACCTCTGAGACTGGTTGTGAGGACCAGCTGGAGAGTTTCATTGCTCCTAAACGCAAATGGAAGCGGAAGATTTACCCGGTTTCCGCAGTGCggaggagtgctaggattcgaacGACGAAAAAATTCCACGATgagatatgaaaggaatcttttggaatagcagaggtctgaaagacttggctaaaagaaggtttcttgttgAGGCTTCTATTGAGCATAAGTTGGACTTTATTGCTTTGTCGGAAACGGGTAGAGCCAACTTCTCGCCACAATTTCTTAATACTCTGTCGGGGggtattgattttgattggcattgtctACCTCCGCGAGGAAGATAGGGTGGGATTTTACTCGGAGTTAGATGCGATTCGTTAGAAATCCGAAGTGTGGTCATGGGAGATTTTGCTGTTAAGTTTAGGGTAAGGTCGAAGGCAGATGGGTTTAACTGGGCTTTGGTAGCGGTATATGGTGCCGCTCAGCCCGAGCTCAAATCGGATTTCTTGGCTGATCTGCTTAGGATTTGTGGGTCTGAACAATTATCTATCCTAGTGGGGGTGATTTTAATATCATCAGGAGGAGTGATCAGAAGAATAATGAGAATTTTGACGGCcgatggtcgttcatgtttaatacAATCATTGAAAGCCTTGACCTGCGTGAGATAGAGCTTTCGGGCcgaaagtttacctgggctaacgCCTTGCCAAATCCGACGTTTGAGAAGCTGGATCGAGTCCTGGCTAGCGTCGAGTGGGAGCAGAAATTCCCTTATGTTACAGTCCAGGCGCTTACTCGTGGTATTTCTGACCACATGCCTTTATTTCTCGATTCTGGGGAGGCCACCCACTTGGGAAATAAGAATGTTTTTTCGTTGGAGCTTGCTTGGTTTGAGAGAGAAGGTTTCTTGGATCTCGTAGCCAGagaatgggctaaggatgcaggaggtcGGTCTGCGCTCGAACGctggcagaataaaattaggcatttgagaagcttcctacgtgggtgggctaagcatctcagcgggatttataaggttgaaaaggagCAGCTCCTTGCGCTTATTCAGTCCCTTGATGTAAAGGCCGAAACCATGATCCTGCCAGCCtcggagcttcatgccaagcttgagGCGGAAATGAGGCTGAAAGAGCTCCTTCGCGAGGAAGAACTAAAGTGGGCGCTTCGGGCTAAGGTTAGTAGAGTCGTtcagggggacgcgaacactcaatttTTTCACTTGATCGCCAATGGTAAGCatagaaagaagaggatctttcagcttgaacaagatagGGAACGATTCTTGGTCAGGAAAACTTAAAGCAATATATTACTGAGTATTACAAGCAGCTGTTCGGGCCTCTAGAGGACAACTGTGTGTCgctggatgagtctaggattgaggatgtgcctcaacttatGGCTGTTGAGAATGATATTTTAGTAGCTCCTTTctctgagaaagaggtgtttgaggccatttcCCAGATGAACAATAATAAGGCTCCTGGCCCGGATGGTTTCCCGGCAGAGTTCTACAAGAAATGTTGGCACATTATTAAAGGAGATCTCTTGCCTTTGTTCAATGATTTATTCTCCGGCCAGCTTCACCTTTTTcagctgaattttggaacgataaccttACTTCCCAAGAAGACAGAGGCAGTGCGGATTGAGCAATTCCGGCCTATCTGtcttctcaatgttagtttcaaaaattttaccaaggtcgggacgaataggctcacacagattgcgcatactgtggtgcagcctactcagtccgctttcatgccggacaggaacatccttgaaggggttgtgGTCTTGCATGAAATGCTCCATGAGATTCACACAAAAAAACTTGATGGcgttgttttcaaggtggatttcgagaaagcgtacgacaaagtcaaatggcctttccttcaacaggcaCTACACATGAAAGGTTTCGATGAAGTTTGGAGACGACAAGTCGAatccttcacgcaaaaagggagtgttggaattaaagtgaatgacgatatcggtcattatttccagacacataagggcctgagacaaggtgatccaatgtATCCTATCTTGTTCAACATCGTCGTTGACATGTTGGCAATCCTAATAGGTAGGGCAAAGGAGACCGACCAGgtaggtggcttggtgcctcatctagttgatggtggtgtgtccatcctACAGTACGCGgatgatacgatcatctttatggagcatgacttggccaaagcgagaaatatgaagctggtgttgtgCCTGTTTGAGCAATTGACCGGTctgaagattaacttccataaaagtgagttgttctgttttggtagagccaaagaggaacaagatgcatataagcaattgtttgggtgtgaatTGGGAGCACTCCCGTTCAATTACCTAGGTatccccattcaccatcgtaagctaactaACGGtgaatggaagtgtatcgaggatcggtttgagaagaaactgagttgctggaagggcaaactcatgtcgtatggaggccggttgattcttattaattcggtgctcacgagtttgCCTATGTTCCTTCTGTCATTTTTTGAAGtaccagttggagttaggaaaaggctggacttctttCGGTCTCGTTTCTTCTGGCAAAGTGATGAACTTAAGAGAAAGTACCGTTTAGCCAAATGGGACGTCATCTGCCGAccgaaggaccaagggggtcttggtattgaaaatcttgaggtcaagaatagatgtcttctcagcaagtggctaTATAAGTTAGCAGCTGAGACTGAAGCTACTTGGGCACATATTCTGCGTAACAAGTACCTCCACTCTAAGACTTTGTCGCAGGTGACAGTCAGACCGACTGATTCGCCATTTTGGAAAGGGCTAATGAGAGTCAAAGCTACTTTccttaatagaacaaagtttattgttGGTGATGGCAACAATACTCGCTTCTGGGATGATACTTGGCTGGGGGAAGCGCCGTTGGCGCTTCAGTATCCTTCGCTTTATCGTATTGTGCAGCGTCATGATGCTCTGGTTGCAACGAGTTTGCAGTCCACTCCCCTGaatattcagtttaggagggtgcttgtTGGAGACCGGTGGGAAGACTGGCTTCATCTGGtgcgtagactgatggaggttcagcttacGCATCAGCCCGATaagttgtgttggaagcttactagatCTGGGGAATTCACAGTCAAGTCGATGTATATTGATGTCATCAATTCTAGTGTGATTCCtacttccaaacatgtttggaaagttaaggttcctctaaaaatcaaagtgtttatgtggtttgtacataaacaagttatCTTAACGAAAGATAACCTGGTTAAGCGaaactggacaggatctactaggtgtagtttctgtgatcgggatgaaaatatcaagcacctcttctttgattgcccgttggcgaaGGTCTTATGGCGTTCGGTGCAAGTTGCCTTTAACATTCCTCCTCCGCATTCGGTCAagtcgttatttggaacgtggctggtTGGGATAGAGTTCGAAACAGCTAGACAAATTCGCGTAGGAGcgtgtgcgttgttatgggcaatctggaactgcagaaatgatttcgcttttaacagaacaacaactattcattttttgcaggttttattccgggctactgcgctaatccgtatgtggtccttactcactcgacggaggccagggagcgtttggttactggatctctctggtgggagatggtagcgcgggatatcttcaaccggtttggatggcggtcatgtaatcgaATAGGCGACTAGTTTACCTATTCatcttttgccagccggttgtggcttttgcgCCTTATTTGCTTTTGTTGCTCTTTGTGAGCCAGCTCTTTTTGAAGCAGACCGCTAGACTCTGttgaatttatttatttatataattgtgaccgtatgcatctttctgatgcagaggccggggagtcccccttttcagaaaaaaaaaaaGCAATTAAGCATCCCATTGCATTGCCAAAGATGGCATGCCCTCTCCTTCCCCGTGGTTTCCTTTGTCCACAGTCACATGCTCCTCTGTGTGCGCGCGCGCGGATCAATCGACACGTCGTGGTGGGCGCCCACGCTCCGTCGCTTTGCTTCGTCTCGGCCCTTAGACAGCTCCACACCATAGCATAGCCTCCAGGCTCCAAGTACAGGAGTAGGGAAGCATCTCCCACATCATTCGACGAGCGGCGGTGAGTCCATCCCCTCCTCCTccgtctccccctcctcctccttctccccgtTCCCGGAGATGCTTCATTTTCTTGCTAAtgcttcatcttcttcttgtccactTGTCCTAACTAGCTAGCTGCTTGGAGCCTTGGATCCATGGAGTCCCCGCAAAAGAAGGCTGCATCCATGGACGGAAGCAAGACGCCTCATCTGCCGCCGGTGACCGTGGCCAAGAAGACGCCTCGTCCGGATGTTGTCCGAGAGGTCAACGAGTGGGTGCTCGTGACCGCCGGCATCTTCGTGTTCTCCTTCGGCTTGGCCTACGCACTCGTGCTCTTCCACGTCCCCTGCAGCCAGGTAAAGACAAGTCGGCTAGCTCTTCCACGTCACTATTCATGTTCTTTCTTCGGTGCGCCCTGCTGACGGACGCGGAGGAAGCTGTGATGAACGCCCTTGGCATCGGGATGCTGTGCTGCGTCGCGCTCCAGGCGGCCGCAGCGGTGCTGGCGCTGCGTCTCCAGTGCCGCCGTCGCTGGGTCCGCCGTGCCCTCCCCTACCTCGCGCTCGCGCTCACCAGTGGCGGCCACTGCTTCTACGCCGCGCTAGCCCGCCTCTTCCTCGTCGCCGACCCAGGAGACCTCTTCTTCAGGATCTGCTCAACCGTGGGCATCTTCGTCTACGCGGCGGGAGACATCATCAGCTTCCTGGCCCTCCTGCTCAGCCGCGAGGAGTAGGACTGGGAAGCAGGGCAAGCACCAAGCAGCGGATCATGTCTATGGATCAGCTCGTGACACATGAGTTACTGATGATGAGTGACTGATGAATATTGAGTGCGATAACGTAGAGTGTGCATTATGCTAGCTGCGACGATTGATCGAGTCCCCTGCCCTATGTGTGTGTGAATTTACTAGTGTACTACCCTGTGTGTGAATTACTGAATTGTGGTCGTCTTTGATGCAGTAGTATTTGACCTTTTCTCTGTATGACCAGACATCATTTATATGCTTATTTATCCAGCTTCGGTATATTTAATTATGATAACCATTGTTTTTCATGCAACCGCTGGCGTAATCCATTGGGGGTATAGCTGTTGATTCCCCTGAACCTCTAGGAGATTGTTGGGGTACAGCTAGCAAAGAAATTTAGCTGATAGCT
Above is a window of Triticum dicoccoides isolate Atlit2015 ecotype Zavitan chromosome 5B, WEW_v2.0, whole genome shotgun sequence DNA encoding:
- the LOC119305124 gene encoding uncharacterized protein LOC119305124 produces the protein MESPQKKAASMDGSKTPHLPPVTVAKKTPRPDVVREVNEWVLVTAGIFVFSFGLAYALVLFHVPCSQEAVMNALGIGMLCCVALQAAAAVLALRLQCRRRWVRRALPYLALALTSGGHCFYAALARLFLVADPGDLFFRICSTVGIFVYAAGDIISFLALLLSREE